The window TAGCCCTGGTCGATGTAGTCGGTGCTGACGAAGACGGTGAAGGGCCAACCTCGGCGCCGGAGGCGCGGGAAGGCCTCGGTGTACACGGATTCGTAGGCATCGTCGAAGGTCAGGGCCACGGTCTTCGGCGGCAGGGGCTTCCCCCGGTCCAGGTGGCGCAGGACGCGGACCAGGGGCCAGACGGTGAAGTTGTGCTCCTCCAGATAGCCCAGATGGCGCTCGAAGGTCTCCGGGGTGACGCTGGTGCTGGGCGGGCCGTCCGCGTCCACATGGTGGTACATGAGGACCACCGCGTGGTCGGCGGCCCGGGCCCCACCGCTCAGCCCCGCCCCCACGAGTCCGGCGAGCAGGAGCAGCGTCCAGCGCGGGTTACTCGGCATCGGCGACGGCCCCCAGGTCGTTGTGGCGGATCAGATCGCGGACCGCTTCCACGTAGGCCTCCCCCTGGGCGGAATAGCCGTCGAGCCCGGCGGCCAAAGCGTGGCCGGTCACCGGCCGGCCCTCCTCCCGCAGCCGGGCCCGGATCTCCCGCAGCTCCGCATAGCGGGGATGGCTGTTCAGATTGCGGACGTAGGCCGCCACGGAACTCCGCACCGTGGGGAAGCGCCGCACCTCGTGGCTCAGCCCCTCCTCCCGCCGGGCGGGCACGATCCCGCACCCGGGCTCGAAGCACCACTGGCCGAAGAGATTGTTGCCCTCCCGGGCGAAGCGGGAGGTCCCCCAGGCCGACTCCTTGGCCGCCTGGGCGAGGATCAGGGAGACGGGAATGGTGTCCACCCGGCGCAGAAGGTGCGCCACCACCTCGCGCGGGGGACGCCCCTCGGCCGCCACCCGGTAGCGGTCCGCCATGGACCGCACCCACTCCCCTTCCTCGGCGGAAAGCTCCGCCCCCGCCTCCAGGCGCTCCGCCGCGCGTCGCAGGCGCTCCCGCCGCGCGGCCTCACGCTCGTTGACGGCCTCGGCGATGGGCCGCAGGAAGGCGAAGAAGGCCGCCTTCCGTTCGCCCACATTCTCGTGGGTGCGGAAGTCGGGGAGGTCCTCCCCCCCCGGCTCCCGGAGCTCCCGGTCCCCCTCCGGCTCCGCCACGCCGCCTTCCCGCAGGCCGGAAAGCTCGACGAAGAGGATGACCAGACCGGCCGCCGCCGCGAGCGCCAGCACATGGATCCAGGCTTGGGAAAAGGGGGTGGGACGCACGACTGCTCCTGTCGGTGGCTCCGGGGCTTTGCCAGGGGCGCCCCCCGGCCCGGCCCCGGGGGGCGCCACAGGATACCGGAACAACCGGGGTGGGCCGAACCCGACCGCGGGCCCTCTTTCCTAGCGCCCCTCCCGATCCGGATCCAGCAACGCCAGCATGGCGGCGGCCTTGTCGAAGGTCTCTGCGTACTCCGCGCCCTCCCGGGAGTCCATCACCAGGCCGCCGCCGGCCCAGAAGCGCACCTGACCCTGCAGGTGCACCAGGGTGCGTATGGCGATGCTGGTATCCAGGGCCCCGTC of the Thiohalorhabdus denitrificans genome contains:
- a CDS encoding glucosaminidase domain-containing protein, with the translated sequence MRPTPFSQAWIHVLALAAAAGLVILFVELSGLREGGVAEPEGDRELREPGGEDLPDFRTHENVGERKAAFFAFLRPIAEAVNEREAARRERLRRAAERLEAGAELSAEEGEWVRSMADRYRVAAEGRPPREVVAHLLRRVDTIPVSLILAQAAKESAWGTSRFAREGNNLFGQWCFEPGCGIVPARREEGLSHEVRRFPTVRSSVAAYVRNLNSHPRYAELREIRARLREEGRPVTGHALAAGLDGYSAQGEAYVEAVRDLIRHNDLGAVADAE